CGTTCTCGCTACGCATACGGGTTCGTATGGACTGCTGTAACAGTGTACCGCTCAGACCAAGAGTCGGGTACCGATCCGAGTGGTACGGACTTCCAGCAGAGTCCATATCAGTAACCGTGTCCAGAATTTCCCGACTACGCGCGGCTCACTCCCCGCGCCACATCCGCACGGCCTCGCGCAGGCGGCCGGGGTAGCCGACGGCGTTGAGGCCGGTCCCGACGATCACCATCAGGACGTAGAGCCCGAGCGTCGAGAGCCAGATGACGAGCATCGCGGCGATCGCCCAGCCGCCGGCGAGGAAGTAGAATGCGCCGAGCGTCATCGCGGTGCCGTAGAGCAGCACCAGATAGGGCCCCCAGCCGGTGGCGTGGCCCCGGCGCATCCGGCGTCTGACGTAGCGCCGGAGGTCGCTCTCGACCTCCTCGCGGGTGACGGTGCGCTGCTCGACGCGCCCCTCGAACGAGGCGAGCTCCGAGCGCAGGTCCTCCACGTCGCGGCCGAGCCGTGCCACGTCCGGGGCCGGCCCGCCCGTCTCCGCCGTGCTCGTCGCCCGCTCGTCCTCCGTTCCGTCGTCCGACAGCGTGGTGTCCTCTCCCTGATCAGGCATTGTGAACTCCTCGTGCGTCGTCTCCCCGACGACCGCGTTGATGATCGCTCCAACGAGTATGACGATCCCGCCGATATAAAGCCACGTGAACAGCAACAGCACCGCACCGATCGCGCCGTAAGCGTCGTACTGGCCCGCGTTCGCCGCGTAGAGCCCGAACAGCGACTGGAGGGCGGCCCAGCCGGCCGCCGCGAACACCGCGCCCGGTACCGCCCCTTTGAGCGTCATCTCGACGCTCGGGAGGAAGTAGTAGAGCGGTAAGAAGACGACAGTGAGCGCGACGACCAGGATCAGCGGGCTCGCGAGCGCGAACAGCGGTGGTTCGGGGAGGAAAGCGAGGACGGTACCGAGAACGACCAGTCCGACGACCGCGAGGATGATCGCGAGAAACGAGATCGCCGCCCGGCTCACCTCCTGGAGAAAGCCCTCGTCGCCGTCGGCGCCGTAGACCATCGAGAAGGCGGTGTCGATGCCGCGAAAGAGCTTCAGTGCGCTCCAGAACAGTACCCCGATCCCGACGACGGTCGCCCCTCCTCTCCCCGCACCGCCGACGATCGCCTCCTCTAGCATGTCCTGACCGGTCGGAGTGAGGACGTCCTGCGTGAGGTCGACCATCGTCTCCGCGAGCGCCTCCCCGCCGACGACCGCGGCGAGGACGAACGTCAGGAGCAGGAGCGGGATGAGCGAGACGAACGCGTAGTAGGCGATGCTCGCGGCCAGGAACGTGACGTCGTTGTCCTGGGCGGTTTCCACGACGTTCTTCCCGATGGCTGTCGTCCGGGAGACCGTACTCACGCCCCGAGATGTGACGAGCAGCACCAAAAAGTAGCGGGATGCAGACGCGTCATACGGACTGCTGGAAGTCCGTACCGCTCGGACCGGTCTCCGCGGTCCGAGCGGTACACAGGTACAGCAGCCCGTATCAGGGCGCTCGAAGGTTCCTCGTCGCCTCGCGTACCTCGCGCGCCGTCGCGTCGGTCTTGAACGTCGTCCCACCGTAGTGCGCTCGCGTCGCCTCGAAGCCGGCCTCTCGGAGCGCCTCCAGGAACCGATCCATCCCGGTGGCTGGCTCGCCCCAGAGCTTGTAGAGCCGGTGCTGGTCGAAGTACGTGGGGACCGCGAGCTCCTGCTTCGCCGTCTCGAGCAGGCGCAACGCGCGCTTCTGCGAACCCATGTCGTCGCTCACGGACGTCGCGACCTCGGCGACGAACGCCGGGTCCGCGATCGACTCGAGCCAGAGCGGCCCCGCCGAGAGCACGCGCTCGCCCCCGCACGCCCCACACGCCTCGGGCGGACAGGCCAGTAACCCTTCCTCGGACTCG
This region of Halalkalicoccus sp. CGA53 genomic DNA includes:
- a CDS encoding YihY/virulence factor BrkB family protein, which translates into the protein MSTVSRTTAIGKNVVETAQDNDVTFLAASIAYYAFVSLIPLLLLTFVLAAVVGGEALAETMVDLTQDVLTPTGQDMLEEAIVGGAGRGGATVVGIGVLFWSALKLFRGIDTAFSMVYGADGDEGFLQEVSRAAISFLAIILAVVGLVVLGTVLAFLPEPPLFALASPLILVVALTVVFLPLYYFLPSVEMTLKGAVPGAVFAAAGWAALQSLFGLYAANAGQYDAYGAIGAVLLLFTWLYIGGIVILVGAIINAVVGETTHEEFTMPDQGEDTTLSDDGTEDERATSTAETGGPAPDVARLGRDVEDLRSELASFEGRVEQRTVTREEVESDLRRYVRRRMRRGHATGWGPYLVLLYGTAMTLGAFYFLAGGWAIAAMLVIWLSTLGLYVLMVIVGTGLNAVGYPGRLREAVRMWRGE